TTCACGGTCAGTGCGCAAGGTTCTGTGGAGTCAATCACGGGATGATGACTTTCACCATTCACGTTACGGAATAAACCATGAGCATCCAGCCCTGTGTGCGTTTTGTCGTCAGTCTGTTTTGCCTCTCCGCACTGGGCTGTCGCGTGTCTTCGCCAGGGAAGCTAGAGAGTGCGTTGATTCAATGGACTAAGCACCACGTAACGGTAGGTGGGAGCCGAGACATCAATCCAGTGCATGTGTCGAACAAAACAGTCGAGGATGGCAAGCAAATATTCGCTTCGTATTGTGTCGTCTGCCACGGTCGCGACGGTCAGAATACGGGGGTGCCTTTCGCGACCAATATGGCACCGCAGATTCCACCTCTGAACTCGGCTGTTGTGCAGAGCTATAGCGACGGACAACTGAAGTGGATTGTGGAGAACGGGCTTCGCCCCTCTGGCATGCCAGCATCCAAAGGCATCTTGACCGATGAAGATATGTGGACCATCGTCGTGTATCTAAGGCATCTACCTCCGGCGGGAAGCCTGGGCGAGCCGCGCGCATATTCAGGAGAAGAGTATGGCAAGTAAGACCGTCACTGTAGTCGAGCCAGAAGTGCCACTGCGCTATACAGAGACCTTTTTCCCTTTGGGCTTC
This portion of the Edaphobacter sp. 4G125 genome encodes:
- a CDS encoding c-type cytochrome: MSIQPCVRFVVSLFCLSALGCRVSSPGKLESALIQWTKHHVTVGGSRDINPVHVSNKTVEDGKQIFASYCVVCHGRDGQNTGVPFATNMAPQIPPLNSAVVQSYSDGQLKWIVENGLRPSGMPASKGILTDEDMWTIVVYLRHLPPAGSLGEPRAYSGEEYGK